The genomic window GTGACCTCCAGCGGCCGGGTGCTGCGGCTGCCGGTGATCGACCTGCCCGCGCTGCCCCCGCAGCCCGCGCTGTCGCTGGCCGGTGGCGCCCAGGTGAGCGAGTTCCTGCGGCTGACCGCCGACGAGCGGGTGATCGCACTGACCACGCTGGACGAGTCCTCCCCGGGCCTGGCACTGGGCACCGTGCAGGGCGTGGTCAAGCGGGTGGTCCCGGAGTGGCCGTCCAACAAGGACGAGTTCGAGGTGATCGCGCTCAAGGACGGCGACGAGCTGGTCGGCGCGGTGGAGCTGCGCACCGGCGAGGAGGACCTGGTCTTCATCACCAGCGACGCCCAGCTGCTGCGCTACCCGGCGGGCCAGGTCCGCCCGCAGGGCCGTCCGGCCGGCGGCATGGCCGGGATCAAGCTGGCCGACGGCGCCCGGGTGCTGTCGTTCACGGCGGTGGACCCGGCGGCGGACGCGGTGGTGGTCTCGGTCGCGGGTGCCTCGGGCACCCTGACCGGGGAGGCCCAGAGCAGCTGGAAGGTCACGCCGTTCGAGCTCTACCCGCGCAAGGGCCGGGCCACCGGCGGGGTGCGCTGCCAGCGCTTCCTGCGCGGGGAGGACGCGCTGGCCTTCGCCTGGGCCGGGCCCGCTCCCGCCCGCGCGTCGGCGGCAGGCGGCTCGCCGATCACCCTGCCGGAGCGCGACCCGCGCCGCGACGGTTCGGGCACGCCGTTGAGCACGCCGGTCTCGGCAGCGGCAGGGCCGGTCTGACCTGCGGAAAACCCCACTCGGGCAGCCGACCGCGCGGCGGTAGGGTGCCCGAGTGAGCACCTGCACGAACCTCTCCGCTGAACTGGCCGAGCCGCTGGCCGCCACTGCCGCGACCGCGCGGACCTGGCTCCTGATCGAGCAGAGCGGCCCCTGGGGAGCCAAGGCACTCACCGAGAGCCACCTCGACAGTCGGCTCGGCCGGGAGCTGGAGGCCGCCAGCGCGGGGACGGGCGTCCGGGTGGCGCTGATCCGGCGCCCCGGACGGCACGCCGACAACCGGCCGGCGGCCCGTCACCAGGTGATCCTCGCGCACACCGTGCCGGGGCGGAGCTGGATCCGGCGGGCCGAATCGGCCGACCTGACGGAGCTGTCGGCGCTGGACCTGGCCGCCGCCGGAGCGGGCGACCACGGCGGCTTCGGCACCGCGCACACCGGCGGGCCGCTCGCCCTGGTGTGCACCAACGGCCGGCGCGACCGCTGCTGCGCACTGCTCGGCCGCCCGCTGGCCGCGGAGTTGGCCGCCGCCGGCCACAGCGAGGTCTGGGAGGTCACCCATCTGGGCGGACACCGCTTCTCCCCCACCATGCTGGTCCTGCCCTACGGCTATGCGTACGGGCGGTTGACCGAGGCCACGGCCAAGGAGGTGCTCGCCGTCACCACCGCCGGGCAGATGTGGCCGGCCCTCTCCCGCGGCCGCTCCTGCTGGGACCGCCCGGCCCAGGCGGCCGAGCAGGCGGTGCGCGAGCTGACCGGGGAGCACGCCGCCGAGACGCTGACGGTGACCCAGGACCTGCTGGCCGAGGGCGCGTGGCGCTGCCTGGTGCGGCACGTCGACGGCCGCTGCTGGCTGGTCGAGGTGGTGCGGAAGCTCAGCGAGCCGCCCCGGCCGGAGAGCTGCGGCAAGGCCCCGGGCACACCGGTGCGCATGGAGGTGCGCTCGGTGCGGCGGAGCTGAGTGCGGCCCGCCCTGCCGGGACACCCTGTCACCGAGCGTGCACCCTCTGTCGGCGCAATCCACGGCGCCGGACGGGCCCCGGGCCGCCTAGCGTGGCGGCCGTGGGCCTCCGCCCGCGCAACGGCTTCCGCTCGCCTCGAACGGGAGCCGTAGTGCCGTGCGGAACCGGTCGCTCCCGGCCCGGTTCCGCCGTCCCGGCCGCCCGGCCGGGCGCACGGAAGGAATGCACCGGATATGAAGCAGGACCTGAGCCCGGACCTGACCTCTGCCGACCAGATACCCGACCGCGGCGCGGCCGAGGCGGGGACCCCCGCCGCCGACAGCCCGCCCCCTGCGGACGGCGCGCACCAGCGGGCCACCCGGCTGCGCCACCGGGTCGGCCTGGCCGCCGCGATCGTCGCCGGAGCCGGATCGATCGGCCTGGGCGCCGATCTCGCGAGCGCGGCGCCCGCCCCCGAGCACGTGAACAGCAGCCCTGGGCTGGTCAGCGCCGACGACCCGGTGAACGGGGACGACGCCTCGACCGGCGACGGCACCGACACCGACGCGGCCGGCGACAGCGCTCTGCTGACGGACGGGGCGACGAACGAGGGCACCGACCAGGGCGCGGCCCTGGCCGACACCTCCCAGGACCAAGGCACCACCCAGGACCAGAGCACCACCCAGGACGGCGCCACCGGCCAGGCGACCCCGGACGGGACCGCCGGCGGCGGCGACAGCGCGACCAGCGGCGACATCCAGCAGGGCTGGGACGGCTCGGTCTACTGGTTCCGCAACGGCAGCGGCGAGTGGCGCTACACCAGCGACCGCGGCGTCTACCTGAGCCGGACCGGCCCGACCGGCGCGGACGACGGCGACGGCAACGGTGGCACCGACTCCGGCACGGCCGAGTCGCCGGACACCCGCGCCGGGCAGGCCGCGAGCAGCGGCAGCGTCGAGGCGGCCATCGACTTCGCCGAGGCACAACTCGGCAAGCCCTTCGTCTGGGGCGGCAACGGCCCCGACGGCTACGACTGCTCCGGCCTCATCCACGCGGCCTTCCGGCACGCCGGCATCTCACTGCCCCGGATCGCCAACGACCAGTACGCCGCGACCACGCCGGTCACCGCGAGCCGGATGCGCCGCGGCGACCTGCTGTTCTGGTCGTACGACGGCAGCGTCCGCGGCATCCACCACGCCGCGCTCTACCTGGGCAACAACCGCTACATCGAGGCCGCGCACCCGGGCACCTACGTCCGGATCTCCACGCTGAACAGCGGCTACTTCCCGACCTTCATCGGCCGCGTGTGACCCGCCGCGCCCCTGGTGAACACCGTGTGGACCCCGGCCGCGTGCGCGGCCGGGGTCCACACGGGTGACAGCACCCGCCGATCCGGGGACGGGGCCGGAGTCAGACCGCGCCGGCCCCGGTCAGCGAGCGGACCTCCAGTTCGGCGAACTTGTCCGCGTCCGCCCGCTCCTCGCCGCTGACCGTGCCGACCCAGCCGAGCAGGAAGCCCAGCGGGATCGAGATCAACCCGGGGTTCTCCAAGGGGAACCAGTGGAAGTCCACCGCGGGGAACATCGCGGTCTTGCTGCCGGAGACCACCGGCGAGAAGAACACCAGCACCAGTGCCGGCACCAGCCCGCCGTAGGTGGCCCAGCAGGCGCCGCGGGTGGTGAAGCGGCGCCAGAAGAGATTGTAGATCAGGGTGGGCAGATTGGCCGAGGCCGCCACCGCGAAGGCCAGACTGACCAGGAAGGCGACGTTGAGCCGCTGGGCGAACAGGCTCAGCACGATCGCCACGCCGCCGATCAGCACGGCGGCCAGCCGTGCCACCACCACCTCCTGGCGCTCCGTCACCGCCGGCCGGTCCGCACGGCGGAAGGCCTGGGCGTAGAGGTCGTGGGCGAAGGAGACGGAGGAGGCCAGGGTCAGGCCGGCGACCACCGCGAGGATGGTGGCGAAGGCGATCGCCGAGGTGAGGGCGAACAGCAGGGTGCCGCCGGTGCTGCCCTCGCCACCGCCCAGGTTGAGCGCGAGCAGCGGGACCGCCGTGTTGCCCGCCGAGTTGGCGGCCTTCACCGCCTTGGAGCCCACCAGCGCGGTGGCCCCGAGACCCAGGACGACGGTCATCAGGTAGAAGCAGCCGACCAGGCCGATCGCCCAGATGGTGGAGCGGCGGGCGGCCCTGGCGGTGGGCACGGTGTAGAAGCGGGAGAGGATGTGCGGCAGGCCGGCGGTGCCCAGCACCAGGGCCAGGCCCAGGCTGACGAAGTCGAGCCGGCTGGTGGCGGAGCCGCCGTACTTGAGTCCGGGCTCCAGGTAGCGGTCACCCGCGCCGCTGCTGCGCGCCGCGGCGTGCATCAGCTCGGCGAGGTCGAACTGGAAGCGCACCAGGACCCAGCAGGTGAGCAGGACGGCGCCGGTCATCAGCATCAGCGCCTTGACGATCTGGATCCAGGTGGTGGCACGCATGCCGCCGACCGTCACATAAATGATCATCAGGGCGCCGACGGCGACGATGGTCCAGGTGTTGGCGGCGGCCCCGGTGGTGCCCAGCAGCAGTCCCACCAGACTGCCCGCGCCGACCATCTGGGCGATCAGGTAGAGCAGGGTGACCACCACGCTGGCGCTGCCGGCCGCCGCCCGGACCGGACGCTGCCGCATCCGGGTGGCCAGCACGTCGGCCAGGGTGTAGCGGCCGGTGTTGCGCACCAGCTCGGCCACCCACATCAGGACGACCAGCCAGGCCACCAGGAAGCCGATGCTGTACAGCATGCCGTCGTAGCCGTACAGCGCGATCAGTCCGGTGACCCCGAGGAAGGAGGCCGCGGAGAGGTAGTCGCCGGAGAGCGCGATGCCGTTCTGCAGCGCACCGAAGTCGCGGCCCCCGGTGTAGAAGTCCTCGGCGGCCTGACCGCGCCGCCCCACCCACAGGGTGATGGCCAGGGTCACCACGACCACCAGCGCGAAGAGCACGACGGCCAGGCCGTGGTGGTCCCCGGAGCCGATCGAGGGAACAGCGGCGTGTGGGGTAGGAGTCATCGCAGCTGGTCCTGGGTCTCCCAGCGCAGGCCGAGGGCGGCTCGGTCGCGCTTGGTGCGGGCGTTTCGGGCGTACAGCCAGGTGATCAGGAAGGTCGAGACGAACTGGAGCACACCCAGCAGCCAGGCGATGCTGAACGGGCCGGCGACCGGGGTGCGCATCAGGTCGGGCGCCGCCGCCTGGGCCGTGACGTAGAAGAGGTACCAGCCGAGGAAGACGGCGGTGGCCGGGAAGACGAAGGTCCGGTAGTTGCGGCGGATCTCCTGGAACGCGGCGCTCTGCTGGACCTCGCGGTAGACCTCGGCGGCGGCCGGATCCGGGGCGGGTTCGACGGGTTGGAGTGGCCGCTGGGCAGGAACCGCGCTGCGGGTCGCGACCTCGCGGGTGGCGGGCCGGACGGCCGCGCCGGGGGGACCGGACGCACCTGGGGTCGACCACCAGTCAAATCGCTGGCCCTGCCGGGGCGTCCGGCCGGTCGATCCGGTGACTTCGTGCTGTGCCAATGCTGCTCCTGGCCCGGGATGCACCACCGAGCGGTGGGGCGTCGGGTATCGGCACCGGGCACTCCGGACGACCCGCCCCGAAGATCCATGCGGCGTACCGACGGCGCCCTGACGGGAACCATGATGGCAAGTCAGAAACCGAAATGTGGCATTCAGCCAGGATTTTCACCCGATGAGGTGAGATCACTAGGTTCGCGAACTACCGGAAATCCCATGCCTGAAGGCATAGCTGACCGCTTGCGCACGGTCCCGGACGGCGGTTTTCGCGAAGAGGTTGTTGATATGCGTCTTGACGGTCGCCGGGCTGACGAACAGTGCCTCGGCGATCTCCGCGTTGGACAATCCCTCGGCGATCAGCGCCAGCACCTCGGCCTCACGCGCCGTCAGTCCGTCGGGCAGCGGGCGCTGGCCGGCCGGCGCCTGGGCCGCCGGCTCGGCCTGGTGCGGCTCACCCGGTGCTGCGGGCGCGGCCGGCGCGGCACCGGCGAGCCGCTCCAGCAACCGTCGCTGCACCTGGGGCGAGAGACCCGCCGCACCCGCCCGGACATCGGCGATGGCCCGGGCGATCTCCTCGGCGCCGGCGTCCTTGGTGAGGTAGCCCCGCGCACCCGCCTGCAGTGCGGGGAAGAGCGAGTCGTCCTCCGCGTAGGTGGTGAGCACCACCACCTCGGTGCCCGGGTGGTCCGCCCGGATCAGCCGGGTGGCCTCCACCCCGTCGCAGCGCGGCATCCGCAGGTCCATCAGCACCACGTCCGGGGCGTGCTCGGCGACCATCCGCACCGCCTCCTCGCCGTCCGCCGCCGCACCCACCACCGTGATCCCGGGCAGCAGGCCCAGCAGCATCACGATGCCCTCGCGCACCACGGTCTGATCGTCGGCGACCAGCACCCGTGTCTGTGACGCCGCGTCCTTCGCCCCGCTCCGCTCGTGCACCGGCCACCCCGTTCCGCGCTGCGCGCGCTCGTTCCGTCCTGCCTACCGCTCCTTCTTACCGCGCCGGGCGCGTCGCGGTCACGCAGGCAGCCGCAGCCGCACCAGCCAGCCGTCCGCCTCGGGGCCGGCCTGCAGACTGCCGCCGATCAGTTCGGCCCGCTCGCGCATGCCCAGCAGTCCGTAACCGTTTCCGCTGGCGGCCAGCTCCGACAACCCGCCCCCGGCCGGTCCGCCGTCGTTGCGGACCAGCAGCTCCACCTCCTGGTCGAGGTACTGCAGTTCCACCGTGCGGTGGGCCCGCGGCGCGTGCTTGCGGATGTTGGTGAGCGCCTCCTGCGCCGTGCGCCGCACCGCCAGGCCGACCTCGGCGTTGAGCGGGCGGGGCGTGCCGGTCACGGTCAGCCGGGCCTGCTCCTGCTGGGCCAGCTCCACCAGGAACTCACCGACCGGGGTGAACTCGCCGCGCAGCGCGGAGAGCGCCTGCTTGGTCTCCTTGAGCCCGTCCTGGGCCATCCTGCGGGCCGCCACCACACGCTCCCTGATCTGCTCCCGGTCGGCCCCGCCGTCCAGCATCAGCCGGGCTGCCTCCAGATGGACCAGCTGCGCCGAGAGACTGTGCGCCAGCACGTCGTGGATCTCCCGGGCGATCCTGGCCCGCTCGGCCAGCGCCGCGCTCTCCGCCTCGGCCGCCCGGGCCGCCTGTTCCTGCTGGAGCAGGCGCTGCGCGGTGCCACGGGCCTCGGCGTCCAGTCGCAGCAGGTAGCCCAGCAGGAGCAGGCCCGCCACGGTGGCGAGCAGTGCGAGGAAGGTGTTCCCGCCGGTCACCGCGAACGAGGCGAGAGCGGCCGCGCAGGTGGGCAGCGCGGCCGCGAGCGGCAGGCGCTGCAGGGCCACCACCGCGAGCACGCACCAGATCACGTCGGCCAGGGTGTCGGCCCCGATGTGGTGCGCGAGCGGGGCCAGGACCAGCAGCTGCCCGGCGACCGCCAGCGACCAGCGGATCCGGTGCCGGCGGGTGGTCCGGTAGAACAACTGGAGCAGGGCGACCGCGGCGACCAGCAGGACCGCCGCCCCGGCGACGGTCCCGGCGCCCCCGGCCAACCGGTCGCCGTTGAAGGTCCCCAGGACCAGCCCCGTCAGCATGGCCAGCCGGCCGACGCCGGAGAGCATCAGGCCGGGCAGCGACCGCTTCTCCCGGGACAGGGCCTCCCGCGAGGGCCAGCGCGTCCAGGTGTCCAGCGGCACGGGCAGTGGTCCTTCCAGGGTGGCGTCGATGATTCAGACCACCGCACGCAGGTTCTGCGAGCCGTCCAGCATGCGGGCCCTCCAGTTGACCACGACACCGCGCACCAGCAGCAGCGCGCCCAGCGTGAGCAGCAGCGAGCTGGAGTTCTGGTGCACGTGCATCGCGCTGCCGAGCCCGTACAGACCCACCCGCAGGACGATCAGGCCCGCCCACGCGGCGACCGTGGCGACAGTGCCCTTGACCCAGATCGCGCCGTCGCTCTCCCGCCAGATCCTGACCGTCCAGCCCCAGGCCGAGCCCATGGCCACCACGACCACGACCGAGGCGAGCAGCAGGCCGATCGCCGTCCCCCGGTGGGCCGGGTCGATCAGGTGCGGGTCACGCAGCGCCAGCGCACCGAGGACCACCGGCAGGACCCAGAAGCGACGCTCGGTGTTGACCTTGCGCGCCTGGAACTGGCGGCGGGCGATGAAGACGACCACCACGAGAATGATGAGGATGTTGCTCAGCGCGACCATCGGAGCGCTCCATCTCGAACGGAGAGGTTTCTGACGCTCTCGACGCTACGGATCGCGCGCCGCCGGCTGATCGGCTCCAGGGTTGATTCAACGCCGAGGGGGGCTCTCCACCCCTGGGTGGAGAGCCCCCCTCGCGATCACCGTCAGGCGTCGATCCGCGAGCGGTCCAAGGTGGCCGCCGAGTCGACGATGAACTCCTTGCGAGGGGCCACGTCGTTGCCCATCAGCAGGTCGAAGACCTGCTCGGCCGCGGGCAGGTCGCCGAGGTTGATCCGGCGCAGCGTGCGGTGGCGCGGGTCCATCGTGGTCTCGGCCAGCTGGTCGGCGTCCATCTCGCCCAGGCCCTTGTACCGCTGCACCGGCTCCTTCCAGCGCAGGCCCTTGGCCTGGAACTCCAGCAGGGTCCGGCGCAGCTCCGCGTCGGAGTACGTGTAGTGGTACTTCTCCTGGCCGCGCTTGGGGTTGGTGAGCTCGATCCGGTGCAGCGGCGGGACCGCCGCGAAGACCCGGCCCTGCTCGACCATCGGCCGCATGTAGCGCTGAAAGAGCGTCAGCAGCAGGATCCGGATGTGTGATCCGTCGACATCGGCGTCGGCCATGAAGATCACCCGGCCGTAGCGGGCCTGGTCGATGTCGAAGGTGCGGCCGGAGCCCGCTCCTATCACCTGGATGATCGCCGCGCACTCGGCGTTCTTGAGCATGTCCGAGACCGAGGCCTTCTGGACGTTGAGGATCTTGCCGCGGATCGGCAGCAGCGCCTGGAACTCGGAGTTGCGGGCCAGCTTGGCGGTGCCGAGCGCGGAGTCGCCCTCGACGATGAACAGCTCGCTGCGCTCCACGTCGTCGCTGCGGCAGTCGGCCAGCTTGGCGGGCAGCGAGGAGGTCTCCAGCGCGGTCTTGCGGCGCTGGGCCTCCTTGTGCTGGCGCGCGGCGACCCTGGTCCTGGCGGCTGCCACGACCTTCTCCAGCACCGCCCTGGCCTGGACCTTCTCGTCCTTCTTGGACGAGGTCAGGAAGGCCTTGAGCTCTCGGGCGACCACCGCGGCCACGATCCGGTTGGCGGCCGAGGTGCCGAGCACCTCCTTGGTCTGCCCCTCGAACTGCGGCTCGGCCAGCCGGACGGTGACCACGGCGGTCAGGCCCTCGGTGGCGTCGTCCTTGGTGATGTCGTCCTCGGCGACCCGCAGCAGCTTGGCCGCGCGCAGCGCCTCGTTGACCGTCTTGGCCAGCGAGCGCTCGAAGCCGGTGACGTGGGTACCGCCCTTGGGCGTGGCGATGATGTTGACGAAGGAACGCAGCGTCGTGTCGTAGCCGGCGCCCCAGCGCAGCGCGATGTCCACGCCGAGCTCACGGGTGACCTCGGTGGGGGTCATGTGGCCGAGGTCGTCCAGGACCGGAACGGTCTCCTTGAAGGTCCCCTCGCCGCGCAGCCGCAGCACGTCGCAGACCGGCTTGTCGGGCGCCAGGAACTCGCAGAACTCGCCGATCCCGCCGTCGAAGCGGAAGGTGGACTCCTCGACCTTGTCGCTCTCCGTCAGCCGCTCGTCACGCACCACGATGGTCAGGCCGGGGACCAGGAAGGCGGTCTGGCGGGCGCGGTTGTGCAGGTTCTCCAGGGAGAGCTTGGCCTCCTTGAGGAAGATCTGCCGGTCGGCCCAGTAGCGGATCCGGGTGCCGGTGCGGGTCTTGGGCACCTTGCGGGCCTTGGTGAGGCCGCTGGCCGGGTCGAACGGGGCGTCCGGGCTGAGTTCGGTGAACACACCCGGGGTGCCGCGGCGGAAGCTGATGGCGTGGGTGTGGCCACTGCGGTCCACCTCCACGTCGAGCCGGGCGGAGAGTGCGTTGACCACGGAGGCACCGACGCCGTGCAGGCCGCCGGAGGCCGCGTAGGAGCCGCCGCCGAACTTGCCGCCCGCGTGCAGCTTGGTCAGCACGACCTCGACGCCGGACAGCCCGGTCTTCGGCTCCACGTCCACCGGGATGCCGCGGCCGTTGTCGCGCACCTCCACCGAGCCGTCGTCGTGCAGCACGACCTCGATCCGGTCGCAGAACCCGCCGAGCGCCTCGTCCACCGCGTTGTCGATGATCTCCCAGAGGCAGTGCATCAGGCCGCGGCTGTCGGTGGAACCGATGTACATGCCGGGCCGCTTGCGGACCGCCTCGAGCCCCTCGAGGACGAGCAGATGCCGAGCGGTGTAGTTGGATCCGTCTTCCGTGGCACGCAGGGCAGGCGGCACGGTCGTTTCGGCGCTCACGCGGTGCACTCCTCCAAAGAGACTTCTGACTCGGTCCGGCGATTCCCGGATCTCCCCCGGCGGCGCCCGCTTTCGCGCACGGCCGGCCACTGCATGATCCGCCCCGACTCCGCAGCTTGTACGCGCTGCGCGAACACGGGTCGAGCCCGGTCCGGTCGGCGGGAGTGCCATCTCGCCCGCGCCCGACGGGTCCTGGCGGACCGTCGAGCCGTCCGCGAGCGCTGGAACTGCCGAGATGCAGGCTACCCGGGCTTGGGGCGGGGCTTATGCTCCAACCCAGTAGGGGATTATGCTACGCCCACCTTCGGACAACAGTTCGAAGATGCGTTCGAGTGATGGAGAGGTCGCGGTTTCCGGCGCGCATGAACCACCGGCGCCCGGGGCACGTCCTCATCAACACAGCAGAATCCTCAGAGAAGAAAAGCCACGAGCGGGAACGTTTTCGGCCTGGTTGGATGTTGACCCTGGTACGACAGCTCGTCGAGCTAGAGAAGAGGCGACGTGACTACTGTTCTGACACCTGCGAGCCCGCTCACCGCGGCTGACCGCTGCGACCGCTGCGGCGCCCAGGCATACCTGCGCGTCGTACTGGCCAGTGGCGGAGAGCTGCTCTTCTGCGCCCACCACGGGCGGAAGTTCGAGCCGGAGCTCAAGAAGATCGCCGTGGAAATACAGGACGAGAGCGGTCGTCTCGCCACCACGGCGGCCTCGGCCGCCAGCGACGAGCGCTGAGCGTTCGGCGCTCCCTTGACGCGCTGAGGTCGGCCCTTGCGGGCCGGCCACTGGGCGGCAGGCCGTAGGGCCTGCCGCCCAGCGTCATACCCGGATCTGCCAGTCCGTGACCGTCCGGTCACTTCGGGCTACGGGCGTCGCGGCAAGACGGCCACCTCATCCGGGAGCTGACCCGCCGTCGGCCTTGACCGAGCCGAGCGGCGGCGTTGGCGCGACCCTGCTCACACCATCACCCTGATCACAGCTGGGTGCCGACCTCGTCCGCGACGGCCGACAACCGGGTGTAGACACCCGGATGGTTCGCCTCCGCACAACCGGTCCCCCAGGAGACCAGGCCGACCAGTCGCCCGTTGACCACCAGCGGGCCACCACTGTCGCCCTGGCACGCGTCCTTGCCACCCCGTGCCTCGCCGGCGCAGACCATGCCGCGCGGATCGAAGGCCCCGTCGGGGCCACCCGGGTAGTCACGCGCACACACCGAGTCGGCCACCATCGGCACATCGACGCTGCGCAGGCTGTCGGCGTACCGCGCGCGGCCGGTGGTGTCGCCCCAGCCGTAGACCTGCGCCCGCGTACCGGCGGCATACGGCAGCGTCTCTCCCTGCCCGACCATCGGCAGGACCGCCCGGCCCTCCTGCGGGGCGGCCAGCGTGAGCACCGCCACGTCCTGCATGTTCTGCTGGAACGAGTACTGCGGATGGACCCAGACGTTGGTCACGGGCACCTCGGCGCCGTCCTGACCGGTCAGGTCGGTCCGACCGACGATCACCCGCAGGTCCGGGCGCTCCACGATGCGGCCCTCGCGCTCGTCGTAGAAGCAGTGCGCAGCCGTCACCACCTTGGTCGGGGTGACCAGCGTGCCGCCGCAGAACTGGCCCGAGCGGGCGTCGCCGAACTCCGGCCGACTGGCCACCGCGACCATCCACGGCCGCTGCAGGGTGCTGTCGGAGCGGCCACCCACGATCCGGCGGTCCGCCTGGGCCGGCGTGGCACCCACCGAGACCAGCGCCACCGGCAGTGCGGCCAGCAGGGCCGCCACCACTACCCGCCGCCGGGGCACCGGCCCCGGCGGCGGCGTGCGGCGGACATCAGGGCCGGTCGAAACGGACGAGATGGACATCACAGTGCACTCCGGGCGATTCGGCAGCAGGCAACCGCCACAGCGTAGTCACAATCTCACCCTGAGTTTCCATGAGTCGGCGTTCAAACACCCGGACGAGGGATATCCGAGGCGGCCGGATGACGCCCGCAGTCGGACCCCGAGCCCAGAACGCGCGAAGGCCCGGAGCAGACGCGCTGCTCCGGGCCTTCGCGTACGGGATCAGTCCAGGTAGTCGCGCAGCACCTGCGAGCGCGAGGGGTGACGCAGCTTGGACATGGTCTTCGACTCGATCTGGCGGATGCGCTCACGGGTGACCCCGTAGACCTTGCCGATCTCGTCCAGCGTCTTCGGCTGGCCGTCGGTCAGGCCGAAGCGCATCGAGACCACGCCGGCCTCGCGCTCGCTCAGGGTGTCGAGCACCGAGTGCAGCTGCTCCTGGAGCAGGGTGAAGGAGACCGCGTCGGCCGGGACGACCGCCTCGGAGTCCTCGATCAGGTCACCGAACTCGCTGTCGCCGTCCTCGCCGAGCGGGGTGTGCAGCGAGATCGGCTCGCGGCCGTACTTCTGGACCTCGATGACCTTCTCGGGGGTCATGTCGAGTTCCTTGGCCAGCTCCTCCGGGGTGGGCTCGCGACCCAGGTCCTGGAGCATCTGGCGCTGCACGCGGGCCAGCTTGTTGATGACCTCGACCATGTGCACCGGGATACGGATGGTGCGGGCCTGGTCGGCCATGGCGCGGGTGATCGCCTGACGGATCCACCAGGTCGCGTAGGTCGAGAACTTGTAGCCCTTGGTGTAGTCGAACTTCTCGACCGCACGGATCAGACCGAGGTTGCCCTCCTGGATCAGGTCCAGGAAGAGCATGCCGCGACCGGTGTAACGCTTCGCCAGTGAGACCACCAGGCGGAGGTTGGCCTCCAGCAGGTGGTTCTTGGCCCGGCGGCCGTCCTCGGCGATGATCTCCAGCTCGCGCTTGAGCTTGGGGGCGAGCTTGTCGGCCTGGCTGAGCTTGTCCTCGGCGAACAGGCCGGCCTCGATGCGCTTGGCGAGCTCGACCTCCTGCTCGGCGTTGAGCAGCGGGACCTTGCCGATCTGCTTCAGGTAGTCCTTGACCGGGTCGGCGGTGGCACCGGCGACGGCGACCTGCTGGGCAGGCGCGTCGTCCTCGTCGTCGTCGGAGAGGACGAAGCCCTCCGACTCCTCCTCGGGCTCCGCGTCGCCGTCGGTCTTCCCGGCCGGGGTCGCCACGTCCTCGAGCAGCTCGTCATCGCCGAGCAGCTCCTCGTCGCCCTTCTCCCCCTTGGCGGCGGTCTTCTTGGCGACCGCCTTCTTGGCGGGAGCGGCGGCCTTCTTCGCCACGGCCTTCTTCGCGGGGGCGGCAGCGGCGACCTTCTTCGCGACCATGGGGGTCGAGCCGAGGTCCGACTGCGCGTCCAGTGCGGTGTCCACGGTGACCGAGACCACAGAGGCGACGGCCGCCGGAGCCACCGTCGCGGCGGGCGCGATCCGCACCGGGGGCTTGGTCTGGGCAACCGGGGTACGCGTGGTGACCGCCTTGGTGGCGGTGCGCTTGGTGGTGCTCTTGGCCGCAACGCTCTTGCGCTTGGCGGCGGACGGCTCGGCCGCGCTCACCATCAGGTCCACCCCTTCCTCAATCAACACCTGGTTGAGGCTGCGCATGACGTTCTTCCACTTGGTGACCGGGATCTGGTCCGCCTCGAAGGCCTGGCGCACGTCGTCACCGGCGATCTGCCCCTGGGCCTTGCCCCGCTCGATGAGCGCCAGCAGGGCCGCGGACTCTGCGATCTCGGGGGGGAGCGAACGGGATGTGCTGGCCGACACGAACAACCTCTCGGACGAAGAGTGGACTCGAACCCGTACCGGACCGCCCGAGTGGGCGAGGAGGAAA from Kitasatospora sp. NBC_01250 includes these protein-coding regions:
- a CDS encoding sucrase ferredoxin, with the protein product MSTCTNLSAELAEPLAATAATARTWLLIEQSGPWGAKALTESHLDSRLGRELEAASAGTGVRVALIRRPGRHADNRPAARHQVILAHTVPGRSWIRRAESADLTELSALDLAAAGAGDHGGFGTAHTGGPLALVCTNGRRDRCCALLGRPLAAELAAAGHSEVWEVTHLGGHRFSPTMLVLPYGYAYGRLTEATAKEVLAVTTAGQMWPALSRGRSCWDRPAQAAEQAVRELTGEHAAETLTVTQDLLAEGAWRCLVRHVDGRCWLVEVVRKLSEPPRPESCGKAPGTPVRMEVRSVRRS
- a CDS encoding NlpC/P60 family protein, which produces MKQDLSPDLTSADQIPDRGAAEAGTPAADSPPPADGAHQRATRLRHRVGLAAAIVAGAGSIGLGADLASAAPAPEHVNSSPGLVSADDPVNGDDASTGDGTDTDAAGDSALLTDGATNEGTDQGAALADTSQDQGTTQDQSTTQDGATGQATPDGTAGGGDSATSGDIQQGWDGSVYWFRNGSGEWRYTSDRGVYLSRTGPTGADDGDGNGGTDSGTAESPDTRAGQAASSGSVEAAIDFAEAQLGKPFVWGGNGPDGYDCSGLIHAAFRHAGISLPRIANDQYAATTPVTASRMRRGDLLFWSYDGSVRGIHHAALYLGNNRYIEAAHPGTYVRISTLNSGYFPTFIGRV
- a CDS encoding solute symporter family protein is translated as MTPTPHAAVPSIGSGDHHGLAVVLFALVVVVTLAITLWVGRRGQAAEDFYTGGRDFGALQNGIALSGDYLSAASFLGVTGLIALYGYDGMLYSIGFLVAWLVVLMWVAELVRNTGRYTLADVLATRMRQRPVRAAAGSASVVVTLLYLIAQMVGAGSLVGLLLGTTGAAANTWTIVAVGALMIIYVTVGGMRATTWIQIVKALMLMTGAVLLTCWVLVRFQFDLAELMHAAARSSGAGDRYLEPGLKYGGSATSRLDFVSLGLALVLGTAGLPHILSRFYTVPTARAARRSTIWAIGLVGCFYLMTVVLGLGATALVGSKAVKAANSAGNTAVPLLALNLGGGEGSTGGTLLFALTSAIAFATILAVVAGLTLASSVSFAHDLYAQAFRRADRPAVTERQEVVVARLAAVLIGGVAIVLSLFAQRLNVAFLVSLAFAVAASANLPTLIYNLFWRRFTTRGACWATYGGLVPALVLVFFSPVVSGSKTAMFPAVDFHWFPLENPGLISIPLGFLLGWVGTVSGEERADADKFAELEVRSLTGAGAV
- a CDS encoding DUF485 domain-containing protein, whose amino-acid sequence is MAQHEVTGSTGRTPRQGQRFDWWSTPGASGPPGAAVRPATREVATRSAVPAQRPLQPVEPAPDPAAAEVYREVQQSAAFQEIRRNYRTFVFPATAVFLGWYLFYVTAQAAAPDLMRTPVAGPFSIAWLLGVLQFVSTFLITWLYARNARTKRDRAALGLRWETQDQLR
- a CDS encoding response regulator: MLLGLLPGITVVGAAADGEEAVRMVAEHAPDVVLMDLRMPRCDGVEATRLIRADHPGTEVVVLTTYAEDDSLFPALQAGARGYLTKDAGAEEIARAIADVRAGAAGLSPQVQRRLLERLAGAAPAAPAAPGEPHQAEPAAQAPAGQRPLPDGLTAREAEVLALIAEGLSNAEIAEALFVSPATVKTHINNLFAKTAVRDRAQAVSYAFRHGISGSSRT